The Desulfatirhabdium butyrativorans DSM 18734 genome contains the following window.
ATGGATTTCGTCTCGGGTGAAAGCGCGGGCAGCAGGAAAATGAAAGAGCGATTCGTCAAAGAAATACAAGCGGGTGAGGCCATCGATGATTTGTTCTTGTTGTCCGCAAAAAATGTCCTGATGAAGCGGGATGGCAAATCCTATTTGCGTTTCGTTCTTTCCGACAGAACCGGGACAATCCCTGCCGTCATGTGGGACGGTATCGATGGGGATGGCGACGATCTGGAAGTGGGAGAGCTCGTCGAGGTCAGTGGACGGGCGACTTCCTATCAGGGACAGGTTCAGATTACGGTCAGGGGTATCCGCAGATGCTGCCAGGAACAGGTTGACCCTTCCGCTTTTCTGCCGCAAACCCGGAAAGACGTCGAAAAATTGTTTGAAAGACTCCTGGCGATGATCGACTCTGTCCAGACACCCTGGATCAAGAGCCTGCTGTATGCGGTATTCCGTGATGACACGTTTGGTGAGCAATTCCGGCGGGCGCCTGCAGCCAAACACATGCATCACGCCTACCTCGGGGGGCTGCTCGAGCATACCCTCTCCGTTACGGTGCTTGCGGATCGGGTGGCATCCCATTATACCGGGATCGATCGGGATCTGCTGATTTCAGGGGCGCTGCTTCACGATGTCGGCAAGGTGTTTGAGCTTGATTTTCGTCATGTGATCGATTACACGAACGAGGGCAGATTGCTCAGTCATATCGTTTTGGGGCTGCGCTTGATCGATGAATGCCTGAAG
Protein-coding sequences here:
- a CDS encoding 3'-5' exoribonuclease YhaM family protein, with product MDFVSGESAGSRKMKERFVKEIQAGEAIDDLFLLSAKNVLMKRDGKSYLRFVLSDRTGTIPAVMWDGIDGDGDDLEVGELVEVSGRATSYQGQVQITVRGIRRCCQEQVDPSAFLPQTRKDVEKLFERLLAMIDSVQTPWIKSLLYAVFRDDTFGEQFRRAPAAKHMHHAYLGGLLEHTLSVTVLADRVASHYTGIDRDLLISGALLHDVGKVFELDFRHVIDYTNEGRLLSHIVLGLRLIDECLKAVQDTDPEKVMLLRHLIVSHHGRREFGSPEEPKTIEAMILNYVDEMDAKVTAVREMMNNTDAKASWTQWHKLLERQFYVGPDHQEL